The DNA region aagctcaaagcaagtgagctaagcatcctacaaaacaaacaagttatttcacaacaagcaaccaaactcaatcaacttgcattaatctccttaaagcatttgcttcttaacctgaaaagccaaactcaaacatgagaaacaagaccactaggacaagcctagggtcaaaatgagatcaaaaatccaaaacagcaagtgaaaattatccaaaatcaagatcaaacaattaagaatccaatccaagtggttccacattcatatcattcatcattatcatttcatgaaggaaaaagcatcaaacatgcaatttagaacctcaaaggaccaaacagaatgatcacaatcaaatcaataccaaaacatttcaataaatcttcaaaaaattcatgatcaaacaacATTCATGACATGTCAATCATACCgaatttcagctcaattggatcaagggaagcaagtcaatgaaattcataaagtcaacacaaattcaagcaagctcatacatggcatcaagacaagcatcaacttcaaccaatcataaaacagaaaaaaaacatgataaatgaatgagaccaaagccaagattcacttcaagatgtctacaatactcatgccaaatttcacatccatccaattaataaccaggatttcacaaaacaaatggaaacatgtctcacaaaaagtccacaattgactaaacagaaaataaaatcccaatcaaataggaaatgccttcacaaattccagaaaaattcacatgtattctcaacattcacaagtatcctcatgcaaaaatccagctcaattcaagttcaacaagcatagaaaataaaatcaagaagttgcacaaagcatggcatggcatAAAATGTAACACCtccaaagatcatgtcataactctcaatccaggaactcaaaaattacaaaccacatatcaaaatgaccaggaatgagtctagtttaagcacaaaaaatttcatgaatttctaatgaagcataatcattttatgagcaaaagagtgagcatggtgcacaaaaggacatgtccaaacaaaccctagccaaatattttttccacacgtgcacaatattattaaaaataaccagaaaatccagcacatcacaaggagaatggcacaaaaaattgcatcaaaattggattaaaattggaagagatatgaatttttgatcatggaagaaaaataaaaaaaatgtggAAAAGGCAAGGTGAACATGTGAAGTTATTTGAAAAAAATGCTAAGAGTCCAAAAGAGAAGATGCTCTCCAGCGGAATCGAACTCACTTGCCATTTGAATCTGGCGCGCTTGGCAAAACGCAGTGCTTTAACTATCAGGCATGGCATCATACGATTGGCTCATGGCAAAAAAACACGGAATCCACATGCAAACAGAAATAAAATAGATCAAACACGCGCTGGGGAACAAAATTGGCTAGGGTTTATGAaccttcatcgtgttcatcatcagGATGAACTTTTGTCTCAGAATTGGGCAAACAACATATCAATCGAATCATCTAATCATGCACAACACTAATCCAGCCTTAATTAAACTTAATTCATGCTAACCAACTCGGATCGATCAAAAGAACATTTGAACACCAAACTTCAATTCCTAATATCTCATTCAATATTCGATGAAATTCCACGATTCAAAGTTCATTACAACctacattcaaagatctacaagaatccTATATTAATTTCGTGAATCAAGAACATGGGAATCTGACCTCTAAGCAATTGCAGTAGCAGAATCGCGAGTTTTGAGCTGTGAAAGATGAAAACAGAAACTCTACAAGGTCCAGGTTGATGAATGGATGGATGATTTCAGTTCAATTATGCTCCATTTTGTTCTAATCACCAACTGCCATGAGAGAATCTTGGATGCAACAGTCACGATTTCCTCAATGATCTTCCAATCTTTACTTCAACAGATGCTCAAAAGTTCATGTAGATGGAGATTCAAGCAAGCACGAGGCAAAGGCAATGTGAAATTGGATGAACAAAGTGCAAAAAAGTGTGAGAGAAATTGAGAGAACTTTGATGAATTTTCTgttagatctgaaaatgtgattGTGATTATGTGAAACAGTTACAATTAATGCTTTATATGATGTACTAATCCAATttgttaatcaagattaagcaaattcaagtggattagcaaaatgcaatttcatgtaatttggcCAAAATGACCTTTTCCAAatgcagccaatgtaacagtgcaaatGCAATTGGGACAAGTCACATTTTCTGTTTATGATGTGTTAGAAATGGTTTGGAGTAAAAATTACATGTATTTTTCAAAAacaccttttttcccaccaaaatgcaaattagttcacttgaaaaatgccattttgatgtgttgatttttgatgaaatgtgatgatgcatcatgaaagtacatgtcaaatgtgacttgctcaaaaaagaatcacccaatttggcctttccattcaaaagttatggcactttgaatttcaactttttctgaaaatgatttgatcataacttgccaaccacacatgagaaatgagtgttcttggactttttggaatgatgagaacaagatcttcaactttcatgttggacaaaattccatttgaagcttgtatgatgaagtaattttgaggagaagaactttccatttttggcagtttccaattacaggtcacctgctatttttggaaacttttgatctgacttcaaattcttcaatcttggtctttggtatgtcaaatgagacttgtatggacatgaatgaagcctttcaaaccaactctcaccttcaaatccatgaattgtggcacagttgaccacaattgactttctagggtttctgatgaaattcagcttgactattgagctttgatcatccaatctttggccaaaccacttcaaaatgatccttgaatcatatgaacttgataaaccaaccctagggctttgtttcaatggaaattgcatttgcttgcttgcttgactgattctcctgatcagttgacctaatctgtctgaaTGACTTGCACTTAGGCAGAtggcaatgcaatgttatgcaatggactatgttatgttaatgacctaatgatgaaaatgtaagtacaaaatgtaggtgcaaatttgaggtgctacaattaTGATACTGTTTGGTTACAATTTAGAGGTATTTTGGTGTTTTTTATTATTGATTGTTGAATTAATCAATTGATTGTGATGTTGTGCATAATGTCGATAATTTTGGTTATAATGCATGCTGTTgaaaatcatgcatcatggtgtacggaCTTCAGTCCAGTTTTAGTGTGCTCTGGTATGATAATTTGGATTCAAGAGCGAGTATCTGGTTCTGTATGGGAATCAGTGAAGTGTTACTAAAGGTGTTAGTAGTGAACTGGTGTGCTCTGACTTTAAGGAGGGAATTCATGAGTGAGATGGACTTGTGTTGTCCATAATGGTACTGCATGCATGTATAGTCGTGGCATTGAGTACACTGCATCCATTGTTTGCATATGTACTTAAATGATTATGTTGACAATGGTGATTCATAATACTTATGTGGTTAATATTAATGAATTATGTTGAAATGATGTGAATGAGACAcatgattgttgatgtttgcttAGGCTACCCTTGCATTGTTTTACACCATTATATATTTTGAGCATACTCTCACCCTTTATTGTTTGTGTGGTTATGCGCTCCTTCTTGGGGTATATACGAGTAGGTAAATGTGTGGTTATGGTGTTGATGATGTTCTTTTTTTCCGGTTTTACACGATATTTAGATTTCGTTGCTCTGATCTATAACACTGGGCGGTCGAAGGTTAAGTTTCgttatttattattaattttgATGTTGTTGATATGAGCATTAGACTTGTACTAATCACATTATGTGTTGTTGATTTACTTTAACTGATTTTATTTCTCGCTGCGATGAGCCTATGTAAAGGAGAGCATGTGATGTCATATGTTTAAGTTATTACATATTTTATTTAACTCGTGTTACAAAGTAGGTTTATATTGTGTTTGCATCACACCCTATGTGTATAGTTGTTTTAAATTTGTATTATTTCGCGTTAGGGTAgttagggtgttacatagtggtatcatAGCAGGTTGGTCCATTCGACCAAGTTTTTGACATGTTTTGTATTCCATTGTATGTGACATGCGTGTGTGCATTTTTGATGTGTTATTTCTTCTGATGTCAGTTTACTAGTGTGCAAAGTAATGGCTGGAAGAAACGATCTCGCAATTGCTAATGCTTTAGAGTCAATGGCTCAGGCGCTGCAAGGTCAGCAGGATCAGGTTGGTAATGAGTTCCATGGTTCGGGGGAATTTCAGAGAAACAATTAGTTGAATTTCAAGGGTAGGTATGATTGAGAGGGTTTGCGGGAATGGCTTAGAGAGATTGAGAAGATTTTTCAAGTTATGGCTTCCATTGAAGTTCATAAGGTGTAGTTTGGTACTCATATGTTGTCAGAAGAGGCCGAAGACCGGTGGGACAATGCGCGGCAAAGACTGAAGACTGTTGGTATTGATATTACTTGGGTTGTGTTCAGAGCTCATTTCTTATAGAAGTACTTTCATGAGGATGTGCGTAGTAAGAAGGAAATCAAGTTCCTAGAGCTAAATCAAGGAAATATGATTGTTGTTGAGTATGCTTCTAGGTTCAAATAACTAGTAAAGTTTTGTACATACTACAATGGTACAACTGCTCAAGGGTTGAAGTGTATCAAGTTTGAAAGAGGATTCCGTCCTAAGATTAAGCAAGGTATTAGTTACCTGTAGATTGGTCAATTTCCTATGCTGGTGAATAATTGTAGACATATGATGAGGACAACAGATTCCAATCTGCTTAATGTAAAAGTTTTGGTGAAAGGAAAGGGAAGAATCAGTATTGCAGGAAACGTTATAATGATCCAGCTGACAAAGGGAAGCAtagggtttcaaataagaaaaggCCAAGTCAGGGAGAGAATTCGGATTCTATCAAGTGTTTTAAGTGTGACGAGTTAGGCCACCATGCTAATGAGTGCAAGAATAATGTTATGAGGTGCTTTAAATATGGAAAGACATGTCATTGTATTGCTGATTACAAGAGTGAATGGCCGACTTGTTATAACTACGGCGAACAGGGTCACATTAGTACTAATTGTCAGAAACCAAAGAAAGTTTAGTATGGAGGGAAAGTTTTGCTTTGACTAGGTCAGAGACTACTAGCTCATACAGATTGAGTCGAGGTCCGTGTTTTATTAATGGTATTCCGTTGATTGCTAATATTGACATGGGTGCAACAAATTCTTTTGTTTCTGTTGATTGTGCTAAGGGGTTGGGTTTTAAACTGTCTGTTATGGCTGGGAGTATAATTATATACCTCAGTTAATGATTTGGTGATGACTTCGTGAGTGTGTTTGAATTGTCCACTGACTATTTATGGTAAGAGTTTTGGGATGGACTTAGTTTGTCTATCATTGAATCAAATTGATGTTATCCTTGGAATGAACTGGTTGGAGTTAAACCATGTTCATATCAACTATTTCGATAAGCCAGTGTCATTTCTAGAGTTTGATACAAGTGATGAGTTGTTTATGTCTACCAAGcaagtggatgagtttatgagggATGATGCTGAGGTTTTTATGATACTAGCTTCTATGAAGACTAAAAGTAAAGCTACAATTGGTGAGTTATttgtggtgtgtgattttcctgaagTGTTTTCAAATGATATTAGTGATTTCCCACTGAAGCGCGAGGTTAAGTTCACcatagacttagtacctggtactagtctTGTGTCGCTGACTCCTTAAAGGATGTCTGGTTCAGAGTTGAAgaaataattgaaatattttcTTGAGAAACAGTTTGTTTGACTGAGTGTTTTGTTGTGGGTGGCACTGATATTGTTAGTAAAGAAGAAGGATGGTAGCATGACATTttgtgttgattatagacaactaAATAAGGTTACTATCAAGAACAAGCATCCCCTTCTGAGAATTGacgatttgatggatcagttggttggtgtGTGTGTATTCAGTAAGATTGATTTATGTTCACGTTATCATCAGATTCATGTGAAGCCATAAGATATTTCGAAGAATGCATCCAGAATGAGATATGGTTATTATGAGTATTCAGTAATGACATTTGGTATGtctaatgcgcctggagtgttcatggagtacatgaatatAATATTCCATCCGTATTTAGATCAATTTGTGGTTATGTTCATCGATAAAATTTTGATATATTCGAAGTTTGATGAAGAGCATGCGAAGCATCTGAGGGTTGTGTTACAAACTTTGAAAGAGaagaaattgtatgcgaagttgtccaagtgtgagttcTGGTTACGAGAATTGAGTTTTCTTAGTCATGTGATTTCTAGTGGTGGAATTGTTGTTGATCCATCAAAGATAGATGCAGTATTGCAATGGGAGACTCAGAAGTCTGTTACTGAGATCAAAAGTTTTCTCTGTTTGGCTGGTTACCACAGAAGGTTTATTGAAGGCTTTTGAAAGTTGGAATTACCTTTTATGAAGGTGACTCGAAAGGTTCAAGCTTATGTTTGGGATGTGCATTGTGACTAGAGttttcaagaactcaagaagaagttgacaTCTGCTCCAGTTTTGATTTCGGAGAATCCGAGCGAATCCCTTGTTGTGTATTCTGATGCTTCGAAGACGGGtctaggtggtgtgttgatgcagaatggccaggttgtggcttatgcttctAGGCAATTGAAATTTCATGAAAGGAATAATCCTATGTACGATCTAGAGTTGACAGTTGTGGTGTTCATGTTGAAaatttggaggcattatctgttTGGTTCTAGATTTGAAGTGTTCAGCGACCACAAGAGATTGAATTACTTGTTTGATCAGAaggagttgaatatgagacaaGGGAGATGTCTCAAATTTTTGGAGGATTGTGATTTTGGCTTGAGTTACCATTCAGGTAAAGCCAATGTtgtggctgatgcgttgagtaTGAAGTCGTTGCATATGTCAATGCAGATGGTTCGCGAGTTGGAATTGATCGAGCAGTTTAGAGACATGACTTTGGTGTGTTAAGAGACTCATAATAttgtgaagttgggtatgttgaagctgactaatggtattcttgaagagatcagagagggtcagaagATCGACTTGGGACTGGTTGTCCGACTAGTGTAAATCAATCAATGTAAATGATGTAATTTTAGAGTCGACGAAAATGGTGTGATGAGGTTTAGAGACAGGGTTTGTGTACCAGATGTACCATAACTTAAGAAGAGTATTATGGAGGAAGGTTATATAAGTAGTataagtattcatcctggtgccATTAAGATatatcaagacttgaagaaaatgtttTGGTGGCCAAGAATGAAGAAAGAGGTAACTGAGTCTGTTTATGCTTCTTTGACTTGTGAGAAGTCtaagattgaacatcagaagccattgggtctgatgcaaccgttgagtattcctgagtggaagtggTACACCATTTTTATGGGTTTTGTAACAAGTTTCCCAAAGATGACGAAGGGGTGTGATTCATTTTTGGTTGTTGTTGATAAGTTGACTAAATTGCCTCATTTGATTAAGATTAAGATCAGTTATAGAAGTTAGATGAGTTATATATTGAAAAGGTGGTTAGCTTGCATGTTATTCCTGTGAGTTTTGTTTTGGATAGAGATCTGAGATTTACATTGAGGTTTTGGTAGAGTTTGCAGAAAGTGATGGGTACTAAGCCGAAGTTGAGTTCTACTTATCATCCGTAGACAAACAGTCAAACATATATGACTATCCAATCTTTGAAGGATCCGTTGAAGGCTTGTGTGCTACAAAAAGGAGGTGCTTGTGATAGACACTTGTCATTAATTGAGTTCACCTATAACAAAATTTTCCGTTCTAGTATTGGAATGGAACCGTTCGAGGCTTTGGATGGTAGAAGGTGTAGGACACATTTATATTGatatgaatcaggtgagagtgttaCGCTTGGACTTGAGATTATTCAAAAAATATctgagaagatcaagatgatccaagagaagatgaaagcttcgTAGAGTCGTTAGAAGAGTATCATGATAAAATGAGGaaagcacttgagttccaagagggaaATCATGTGTTTTTGGGAGTTACCCCGATAACTAGTCGAGCTTTGAAGTCTTAAAAGCTCACGTCGCATTTCATTGGTCCATACCAGATTACAAAGCGAGTAGGAGAGGTGGCCTATAGAGTTGCATTACTGCCGCTTCTTTGGAATCCTCATGATGTCGTTCATGTGTTGCAATTGAGAAAGTACACTCCCGATCTGTCTCATGTGATTCAAGTGGATGATGTGTAAGTTAGAGATAACTTGACTGTTAAAGCATCTCCCTTGAGAGTAGAGGATCGCGAAGTGAAGCACTTTAGAGGCAGAGATATTGCGCTGGTAAAGTTG from Lathyrus oleraceus cultivar Zhongwan6 chromosome 1, CAAS_Psat_ZW6_1.0, whole genome shotgun sequence includes:
- the LOC127095265 gene encoding uncharacterized protein LOC127095265, whose translation is MDLVCLSLNQIDVILGMNWLELNHVHINYFDKPVSFLEFDTSDELFMSTKQVDEFMRDDAEVFMILASMKTKSKATIGELFVVCDFPEVFSNDISDFPLKREVKFTIDLVPGTSLVSLTP